A genomic window from Arthrobacter sp. FW305-BF8 includes:
- a CDS encoding ribbon-helix-helix protein, CopG family, translated as MAMNLRVPEELDRRLDQLAAEEHTSKSALLLQGAELVLQRHRRSREIGEGLDFVMSHDAELLTRLEDA; from the coding sequence ATGGCTATGAATTTGCGTGTCCCCGAGGAGCTGGATCGTCGTTTGGACCAGCTCGCGGCCGAGGAACACACCTCGAAATCGGCGCTGCTGCTGCAGGGCGCAGAGCTTGTACTGCAGCGTCACCGCCGAAGTCGTGAGATCGGCGAGGGACTGGATTTCGTGATGAGCCATGATGCTGAGCTGTTGACGCGCCTTGAGGATGCGTGA
- a CDS encoding MarR family winged helix-turn-helix transcriptional regulator, with protein MTESTTTQRGTTTASVPGDLGWHLGMVLRGYQTRFEAAVAEMPAGIRGFQILSAVIHKDPPNQQALGSHLAIDRTVLTYLLDTLVVAGLVERIPDPTDRRARKIIATESGRDMLAAYEERVAAAEADLLTGLEEDDAQALGVLIGQLAKNVHRTQPGASPCEAMDNL; from the coding sequence ATGACCGAAAGCACAACCACCCAACGCGGCACTACCACAGCATCTGTTCCAGGGGATCTGGGCTGGCACCTCGGCATGGTGCTGCGCGGCTACCAGACCCGCTTCGAGGCCGCTGTTGCCGAGATGCCCGCAGGCATCCGCGGCTTCCAGATACTCTCCGCCGTCATACACAAAGATCCGCCGAACCAGCAGGCACTCGGGTCACACTTGGCCATCGACAGGACCGTCCTGACCTACCTGCTGGACACGCTGGTGGTTGCCGGCCTCGTCGAGCGCATCCCCGACCCGACCGACCGCCGGGCCAGGAAAATCATCGCCACCGAAAGCGGACGCGACATGCTCGCCGCCTACGAGGAACGGGTCGCGGCAGCCGAGGCAGACCTCTTGACCGGACTGGAAGAAGATGACGCACAAGCCCTCGGCGTCCTCATCGGCCAGCTGGCAAAAAACGTCCACCGCACCCAACCCGGAGCCAGCCCCTGTGAAGCAATGGACAATCTCTAA
- a CDS encoding molybdopterin dinucleotide binding domain-containing protein: MTGRTLFHFHTRTKTARVPELQAAAPEVWIEVSAQDAGALGIAEEDLAEVSTPRGSVRAPVRISGIRVGVLFLPFHYGYWDTDGGHQPDGAGRAANELTITDWDPASKQPIFKTAAANLKRIGAGDAPSSAPTNTASAPIAGAAAVPTAGIASALADEEIRTAATMAAP, from the coding sequence ATCACCGGCCGGACGCTCTTCCACTTCCACACACGCACGAAGACTGCCCGGGTCCCCGAGCTTCAGGCCGCTGCCCCTGAAGTTTGGATTGAAGTGTCGGCACAGGACGCGGGCGCCTTGGGAATTGCCGAAGAGGATCTTGCGGAGGTTTCCACCCCGCGCGGATCAGTCCGGGCCCCGGTTCGCATCAGTGGCATCCGCGTCGGTGTCCTGTTCCTGCCCTTCCATTACGGCTACTGGGACACCGATGGCGGGCATCAACCGGATGGCGCCGGCAGGGCAGCGAATGAACTGACCATCACCGACTGGGACCCAGCGTCCAAGCAGCCCATCTTCAAGACGGCCGCGGCGAACCTCAAACGGATCGGGGCAGGTGACGCCCCGTCGTCGGCCCCCACCAACACGGCGTCGGCCCCGATCGCCGGCGCCGCGGCGGTGCCGACCGCCGGAATAGCCTCCGCCCTGGCGGATGAGGAAATCCGTACCGCCGCGACAATGGCAGCACCATGA
- a CDS encoding DUF2071 domain-containing protein — protein sequence MATAQRYMPLGVEPDVYAGMTWVGLIGFRVTGTCLGPHLRLPYAGTFTEVNVRLYSRDVAGRRGVVFLSLDADRLAFVLAARTAGLPYVWSRCRPTAMPGTSRGYGYEVERFRGQGNSSFSAYPDMDHRALDGLSLWLTARFGLHTRVGQRVFYLPIAHRPWPLYHAAATAFDDALVCAVGLTVHGPPDSVLYSPGVRTRFGQPLQVRG from the coding sequence ATGGCAACAGCACAGCGTTATATGCCCCTGGGTGTCGAGCCTGACGTGTATGCCGGTATGACGTGGGTCGGCCTGATCGGTTTCCGGGTTACCGGCACCTGCCTCGGGCCGCACCTGCGCCTTCCCTACGCTGGAACGTTCACGGAGGTCAATGTCCGGCTGTATTCCCGTGACGTTGCGGGGCGGCGCGGAGTGGTGTTCCTCTCACTGGACGCCGACAGGCTCGCGTTCGTGCTGGCCGCCCGCACCGCCGGACTGCCATACGTGTGGTCCCGCTGCCGACCCACGGCGATGCCCGGAACCTCCCGCGGATACGGGTACGAAGTGGAACGGTTCCGCGGGCAGGGGAATTCCTCGTTCAGCGCCTATCCCGACATGGACCACCGGGCACTGGACGGATTATCACTCTGGCTCACAGCGCGCTTCGGGCTCCATACCCGTGTGGGGCAGCGGGTCTTTTACCTGCCCATTGCTCACCGGCCCTGGCCGCTGTATCACGCCGCTGCAACCGCATTCGATGACGCGCTGGTCTGCGCCGTTGGGCTCACGGTGCACGGCCCGCCTGACTCCGTGCTGTATTCCCCCGGTGTTCGGACACGGTTCGGACAGCCCTTGCAGGTCCGGGGCTGA
- a CDS encoding GAF and ANTAR domain-containing protein, producing MAHRIPLDELSLVIARIKGLLLTEEKVDRAVQLLAEAIRDAIPRTTGAGVSLLDDQGRRTSHGATDAVVEQADTAQYDLGQGPCLTAWAAQTTVLIENVADEERWPHWCQAVASLPVRSVVSTPLIADSRCIGALKIYAAVPSAYDADAARLLEKFAGPAATLLAHIQGSDLPHRISESLETALGSRDTINRACGLLMERHGLGPEQAMNELLRLARTRKLPLLQASSSLLDSAAPETAPGQK from the coding sequence ATGGCACACCGGATTCCGCTCGATGAACTCTCCCTCGTGATAGCCCGTATCAAGGGCCTGCTCCTGACCGAGGAAAAGGTCGACCGCGCCGTGCAGCTGCTCGCCGAGGCGATCAGGGACGCGATCCCCCGAACAACCGGCGCGGGAGTATCCTTGCTTGATGACCAGGGCCGCAGAACCAGCCACGGGGCCACCGACGCCGTCGTCGAACAGGCTGACACAGCCCAGTACGACCTCGGCCAGGGCCCATGCCTGACCGCCTGGGCGGCGCAGACGACAGTGCTCATCGAGAATGTGGCCGACGAAGAACGTTGGCCGCACTGGTGCCAGGCGGTCGCCTCGCTGCCCGTCCGCTCCGTGGTAAGCACTCCCCTGATCGCTGACAGCCGGTGCATCGGCGCCCTGAAAATCTACGCTGCAGTTCCGAGCGCCTACGACGCCGACGCGGCCCGGCTGCTCGAAAAGTTCGCCGGCCCGGCCGCGACGCTGCTTGCTCACATTCAAGGCAGCGACCTCCCGCATCGGATCAGCGAGAGCCTCGAAACCGCCTTGGGCAGCCGGGACACCATCAACCGCGCCTGCGGCCTGCTCATGGAACGGCACGGGCTCGGCCCGGAGCAGGCGATGAACGAGCTCCTCCGGCTTGCCCGCACCAGGAAGCTTCCCTTGCTTCAGGCAAGCTCATCCCTCCTTGATTCCGCGGCACCAGAAACCGCTCCCGGGCAGAAATAA
- a CDS encoding baeRF2 domain-containing protein: MSDRLSRYADLYRQPGPWCVAYIDASTGTVDSLEAADVQPDNVRNALARQGAANEDLDAVEQAIQPATGEPSPVSRFVLVRDGAAVINELLPGPLAVPERISVDAVPDLLPLLKHQPDEFPYVVAEVSRDEGEIRLQRAGRQDVDASQHVQGTEENLKKVPGGGWAQGRFQHRTEDIWRRNADQVVQEIDRVMTDSNARLLVLAGDIRARQLVADQLSEASKAALSVVDSHTLTAGSDREKFEAEVSSLVAQQWAEDQKQLMDRLAEQQGQANPESATGIGAVVHALQQAQVDVLMFDDQALSEHTLLALGAEPWIANSEEESLGAEVLGRVPAPAALLRAAALTDARVQLIPAAALPNNAEIAALLRWSTGPEAPGS; this comes from the coding sequence GTGAGTGACCGGTTATCACGATACGCGGACCTGTACCGTCAGCCGGGGCCGTGGTGCGTGGCCTACATCGATGCCAGCACCGGCACGGTGGACAGCCTCGAAGCCGCCGACGTCCAGCCCGACAATGTCCGGAACGCCCTGGCCCGGCAGGGCGCCGCCAACGAGGATCTGGACGCCGTTGAACAGGCAATTCAGCCCGCCACAGGCGAACCCTCACCTGTGAGCCGCTTCGTTCTGGTTCGGGATGGAGCGGCAGTGATCAACGAACTGCTCCCCGGGCCCCTTGCGGTGCCGGAACGCATCTCCGTGGATGCCGTCCCGGATCTGCTGCCCCTGCTGAAGCACCAGCCGGATGAGTTTCCCTATGTTGTGGCAGAAGTCAGCCGCGACGAAGGGGAAATCCGGCTGCAGCGGGCGGGCCGGCAGGATGTGGACGCAAGCCAGCATGTTCAGGGAACGGAGGAGAACCTGAAGAAGGTCCCCGGCGGCGGCTGGGCGCAGGGCCGCTTTCAACACCGCACCGAGGACATCTGGAGGCGCAATGCTGACCAGGTGGTCCAGGAAATCGACAGGGTCATGACTGACAGCAATGCCCGGCTTCTGGTGCTGGCCGGCGACATCCGGGCGCGGCAATTGGTGGCGGACCAGCTGTCGGAGGCGAGCAAAGCCGCGCTGAGCGTTGTTGACTCCCACACCCTCACAGCAGGCTCGGACCGCGAAAAGTTCGAGGCAGAGGTCAGCTCATTGGTGGCCCAGCAGTGGGCGGAGGACCAGAAGCAGCTGATGGACCGCCTCGCTGAGCAGCAAGGGCAGGCAAACCCGGAGTCGGCCACCGGAATCGGCGCCGTGGTGCACGCCCTCCAGCAGGCGCAGGTGGACGTGCTGATGTTCGACGATCAGGCCCTCTCGGAGCACACCCTGCTGGCGTTGGGTGCCGAACCATGGATCGCCAACTCGGAGGAAGAATCCCTTGGCGCGGAGGTCCTGGGCAGGGTCCCGGCGCCGGCGGCCCTGCTGCGCGCAGCCGCCCTCACCGACGCACGGGTACAACTTATCCCCGCGGCAGCCCTGCCCAACAATGCAGAAATTGCGGCCTTGCTCCGTTGGTCAACCGGCCCCGAAGCCCCGGGCTCCTAG
- a CDS encoding type II toxin-antitoxin system death-on-curing family toxin, producing MTAYFEIEDALQVVGRYGFHIRDIGLLVSALARAATTVMGVDAYPPLAMKAAALLESVARFHPLIDGNKRTAWTLMVLMLWINGCRHDFSTDEAFDLVVGVAAGDISLEDSAGMIASHLVKR from the coding sequence GTGACCGCGTACTTTGAGATTGAAGACGCGTTGCAGGTCGTTGGCCGATACGGGTTCCATATTCGCGATATCGGACTCCTGGTCTCGGCCTTGGCCCGTGCGGCAACGACGGTCATGGGTGTGGATGCCTACCCGCCGTTAGCGATGAAGGCGGCGGCTCTCTTGGAGTCTGTGGCGAGGTTCCACCCGCTGATCGACGGGAACAAGCGGACTGCGTGGACGCTGATGGTGTTGATGCTCTGGATCAACGGTTGCAGGCATGACTTCAGCACTGATGAGGCGTTCGATCTCGTCGTGGGAGTGGCCGCCGGCGACATCTCCTTGGAGGACAGCGCAGGGATGATTGCCTCGCACCTCGTGAAGCGGTAA
- a CDS encoding HIT family protein, whose protein sequence is MEHCEFCSIVRGGEKAHIVYREKDVVAFFPRKPVRRGHTLIIPAAHVQHFLDAPDALAASLAAACRAVGAALQRALQPEGMNLITSAGEAATQSVFHLHYHLLRRWKGDRMGDFWPGGEHVPDDAQKPGKMSAQFVIDKGRSCSPFLDGVVQGGLDLWAGPPRSAGAPLVIMPSMATKYPVSLAPWNRRRQRQHHENRSCPGRAAPVRKRSGARAVFAFGAAQSGDPSWSIGSHSASKP, encoded by the coding sequence ATGGAGCACTGTGAGTTCTGTTCGATAGTGCGTGGTGGCGAAAAAGCGCACATCGTGTACCGCGAAAAGGATGTCGTGGCGTTCTTTCCACGCAAACCTGTCCGCCGCGGCCACACACTGATCATTCCCGCAGCCCATGTCCAGCACTTTCTGGACGCCCCGGACGCCCTGGCAGCCAGTCTGGCAGCTGCCTGCCGTGCGGTTGGCGCAGCGCTCCAACGCGCCCTGCAGCCGGAGGGGATGAACCTGATCACCTCAGCCGGAGAGGCAGCCACCCAGTCAGTGTTCCACCTCCACTACCATCTCCTCCGGCGGTGGAAAGGAGACCGCATGGGTGACTTCTGGCCCGGCGGCGAACACGTACCCGACGACGCCCAGAAACCAGGAAAGATGTCAGCCCAGTTCGTAATCGACAAAGGACGATCTTGTTCCCCTTTCCTGGACGGCGTGGTCCAGGGCGGGCTGGACCTGTGGGCGGGCCCACCACGATCGGCGGGGGCGCCGCTGGTGATCATGCCCTCGATGGCGACGAAATACCCGGTCTCTCTGGCACCCTGGAACCGAAGGCGACAAAGGCAGCACCATGAAAATCGGTCTTGTCCTGGAAGAGCTGCACCGGTCAGAAAACGATCCGGCGCACGAGCTGTTTTTGCTTTCGGAGCGGCACAAAGTGGAGACCCGTCCTGGTCCATCGGCTCCCATTCTGCCTCGAAGCCCTGA
- a CDS encoding TetR/AcrR family transcriptional regulator, with the protein MDRILGIAHDLFARRGIRDVGVNELIESSGVAKSTFYRHFASKDDLVLAVLALRDQIWFAEVVAEAQRRSATPEEELLVIFDVFADRLGDGGYRSNLFIKVLMEMGPDHPLGRACLGYLARIRGHVGLGRGRRAGALR; encoded by the coding sequence GTGGATCGTATCCTCGGCATCGCCCACGATCTGTTCGCCCGGCGAGGCATCCGCGATGTGGGAGTCAATGAACTGATCGAGTCCTCCGGGGTTGCCAAGTCGACCTTCTACCGGCACTTTGCATCCAAGGACGATCTGGTCCTGGCAGTTCTGGCTCTCCGGGACCAGATCTGGTTCGCTGAGGTCGTGGCCGAGGCCCAGCGCCGCAGCGCGACCCCAGAGGAAGAGCTGCTGGTCATCTTTGACGTGTTCGCTGACCGGCTCGGGGACGGAGGATACAGATCCAACCTGTTTATCAAGGTCCTGATGGAAATGGGCCCGGACCACCCCCTGGGCAGGGCCTGCCTGGGATACCTGGCAAGGATCCGGGGACACGTGGGCCTTGGCCGAGGACGCCGGGCTGGAGCGCTGCGGTGA